Proteins encoded by one window of Sardina pilchardus chromosome 7, fSarPil1.1, whole genome shotgun sequence:
- the LOC134088107 gene encoding low affinity immunoglobulin gamma Fc region receptor III-A-like yields the protein MEEQLTFMCEVKIDSTDWEYQWFQNNPQEQIRKGDPRNTTYTIQSASGNDGGEFRCKTKRGAYVSEFSTAIQIEILARPTALVNLETGWSDILSVDSLTLLCEVDDTSIVWNYTWYKDGKEITNETQKDLHIKATKENYRSRYCCKGIQTNRPTYSMLSEAFVANNIVLKRQILLAISGCLVVGFVLIVVGCVYLKFTRKPEKESKNEPDLFFSMAELKSQKTESAESCLSEGVLKEGQYAV from the exons ATGGAAGAACAACTGACCTTCATGTGTGAAGTGAAGATTGATTCTACAGACTGGGAATATCAGTGGTTCCAAAACAATCCTCAAGAACAAATTCGAAAGGGTGACCCGAGAAATACGACTTACACGATCCAATCTGCCTCTGGGAATGATGGGGGTGAATTTCGGTGTAAAACTAAGAGAGGGGCGTACGTGTCAGAATTTAGCACAGCTATACAAATAGAGATTTTAG CTCGTCCTACAGCGCTGGTGAACCTGGAGACTGGGTGGTCAGACATTCTCTCTGTGGACAGCTTGACATTATTGTGTGAGGTAGACGATACAAGCATCGTCTGGAACTACACATGGTACAAAGATGGCAAGGAGATAacaaatgaaactcaaaaagaTCTTCATATCAAAGCCACCAAGGAAAACTACCGGAGTAGATATTGTTGCAAAGGGATCCAAACCAACCGTCCAACATATTCCATGCTTAGTGAAGCTTTTGTAGCAAACAACATTG TTCTCAAACGGCAAATACTTCTAGCCATTTCTGGCTGTTTGGTTGTTGGCTTTGTCCTCATTGTTGTAGGTTGTGTCTATCTGAAGTTCACCCGCAAGCCAG aaaaagagagcaaaaatGAACCAGACCTGTTTTTTTCCATGGCTGAACTAAAGTCAC AAAAAACTGAGTCTGCAGAGTCTTGTCTTTCTGAAGGGGTGCTGAAAGAAGGTCAGTACGCAGTTTAG